One window from the genome of Salvia miltiorrhiza cultivar Shanhuang (shh) chromosome 7, IMPLAD_Smil_shh, whole genome shotgun sequence encodes:
- the LOC130991644 gene encoding tubby-like F-box protein 6 encodes MMKLGLKSRSRRVVQDSSMAVEKSKIFTGKNKSDSDESCSYFCWASLPPELLREVLMKLEESESKWPARKHVVACAGVCKSWREVMKDVVKTPEASGKITFPISVKQPGPRESLMQCFIKRNRSNQTYYLFLSLSQALADDGKFLLAARKCRRPTCTDYMISLHADDTSKGSETYVGKLRSNFLGTKFVVFDALPPHSGAKMAKSWSTRMVGSKQISPKLPAGNYTVAHVSYELNVLGARGPRRMHCVIDAIPVSAINPGGVAPTQTYFPLTGIDSSPALPFFRLKSNSLDKSLSGPLSNHADGSLVLRNKSPRWHEQLQCWCLNFHGRVTVASVKNFQLVASPENGVAGPEHEKVILQFGKVGKDVFTMDYRYPLSAFQAFAICLSSFDTKIACE; translated from the exons ATGATGAAGCTGGGATTGAAATCACGGTCGCGGAGGGTGGTGCAGGACAGCTCAATGGCGGTGGAGAAATCGAAGATTTTCACGGGCAAAAATAAGAGCGATTCGGACGAAAGCTGCAGTTATTTCTGCTGGGCAAGTTTGCCGCCGGAGTTACTGAGGGAAGTATTGATGAAATTGGAGGAATCGGAGTCCAAGTGGCCGGCGAGGAAACACGTAGTGGCGTGTGCGGGTGTGTGTAAGAGCTGGAGAGAAGTGATGAAGGATGTGGTGAAGACTCCAGAAGCTTCTGGAAAGATAACGTTTCCTATATCTGTGAAGCAG CCTGGCCCAAGAGAATCTCTTATGCAGTGCTTTATAAAAAGGAACCGATCGAATCAAACATATTATCTTTTTCTGAGCTTAAGTCAAG CACTTGCCGATGATGGAAAGTTTCTTCTTGCTGCTCGTAAATGTAGGCGGCCGACATGTACAGATTACATGATCTCTCTACACGCAGATGATACTTCGAAGGGAAGTGAAACTTATGTGGGGAAACTAAG ATCGAATTTCCTAGGAACGAAGTTCGTCGTGTTTGATGCTCTTCCTCCCCATTCTGGAGCCAAGATGGCAAAAAGCTGGTCCACCCGCATGGTCGGCTCAAAACAAATTTCGCCTAAGCTTCCCGCTGGCAACTATACCGTAGCTCACGTCTCGTACGAGCTGAATGTGTTGGGAGCCAg AGGTCCAAGAAGAATGCATTGTGTTATCGATGCAATCCCCGTTTCCGCTATTAATCCCGGAGGCGTTGCTCCGACGCAGACATATTTCCCTCTAACCGGCATCGACTCCTCTCCGGCTCTCCCGTTCTTCCGCCTAAAATCGAACTCTCTCGACAAATCCTTGTCCGGCCCGTTGAGCAACCATGCTGACGGCTCTCTCGTCTTAAGAAACAAGTCGCCCCGATGGCACGAGCAGCTCCAGTGCTGGTGCTTGAACTTCCACGGCCGTGTCACCGTCGCATCAGTCAAGAATTTCCAGCTGGTTGCTTCCCCGGAGAATGGCGTGGCCGGGCCAGAACACGAGAAGGTCATCCTTCAGTTCGGGAAGGTGGGGAAAGACGTCTTTACGATGGACTATCGCTACCCGCTCTCAGCCTTCCAGGCATTCGCCATCTGCCTCAGCAGCTTCGACACGAAAATTGCATGTGAGTAA
- the LOC130991643 gene encoding inactive beta-amylase 9, which yields MEVSVIGSSQLNLGRIDTVGLCNLRRNLNVNMLSFKNNFSKGCNIVQSRRFLWPSRSQVLSLRASSSAQNQPLVYEKKASNITTNTTIDGTKLYVGLPLDTVSSCNSINHARAIAAGLKALKLLGVDGVELPVWWGVAENEAMGKYDWSSYLAIVEVVKSLDLELHVSLCFHASGDAKLPLPAWVSRIGESDPSIYFTDKSGQQYKDCLSLGVDDLPVLDGKTPLQVYKAFLESFKASFSPFMGSTITGLTIGLGPDGELRYPSHHQRAMGTSSLVGAGEFQCYDVNMLSLLKHHAEAHGNPLWGFGGPHDAPGYNESPEVGGFFADNGGAWENQYGDFFLSWYSNQLLSHGDRILALAASTFKDDPITLSGKIPLMHPWSKLRSHPSELTAGFYNTAGRDGYDAVAEMFSRNSCQVILPGFDLSDESQPNESRSSPESLLAAMQAACRKHETAVLGQNALVCGAPRSFEQISKNLTGENAVASLFTYQRMGADFFSPEHFPRFTKFVCGLNEPARSLDDLPVEEDDETAESLSGMNKQMQTA from the exons ATGGAGGTGTCTGTGATTGGGAGCTCACAGCTCAATCTTGGGAGGATTGATACGGTTGGGTTGTGTAATCTTAGAAGGAATTTGAATGTTAACATGTTGAGTTTTAAGAATAATTTTTCAAAGGGATGCAATATTGTTCAGAGCAGAAGATTTTTGTGGCCTTCGAGATCTCAAGTTCTTAGTCTTAGGGCATCTTCTTCTGCTCAAAACCAACCTCTTGTTTATGAGAAGAAAGCTTCAAATATTACAACAAACACAACC ATCGATGGCACAAAGCTGTATGTCGGTTTGCCACTCGACACCGTCTCCAGCTGCAACTCGATAAACCATGCTCGAGCCATTGCTGCAGGGCTGAAGGCTCTCAAGTTGTTAGGGGTTGACGGTGTAGAGCTCCCGGTGTGGTGGGGAGTAGCTGAAAACGAAGCAATGGGGAAGTATGATTGGTCGAGCTACCTGGCCATAGTCGAAGTGGTGAAAAGTTTGGATCTCGAGCTTCATGTGTCTCTTTGCTTCCACGCCTCCGGAGATGCCAAGCTGCCTCTACCGGCATGGGTGTCGCGGATTGGTGAATCGGACCCGAGCATTTACTTCACGGATAAATCGGGGCAGCAGTATAAAGATTGTTTATCATTAGGTGTGGATGATCTTCCTGTTTTAGATGGAAAGACTCCACTCCAAGTGTACAAGGCGTTTCTCGAGAGCTTCAAAGCCTCGTTTTCGCCTTTCATGGGCTCCACAATCACG GGCTTGACGATTGGTCTTGGGCCGGATGGCGAGCTGCGGTATCCTTCCCACCACCAACGAGCAATGGGCACGAGTAGTCTTGTTGGGGCCGGGGAGTTCCAGTGCTACGACGTGAATATGCTCAGCCTCCTGAAGCATCACGCGGAGGCACACGGGAACCCTCTGTGGGGATTCGGCGGCCCCCATGACGCCCCTGGATACAACGAGTCTCCGGAGGTGGGAGGCTTCTTCGCGGACAACGGCGGGGCTTGGGAGAATCAATACGGCGATTTCTTCCTCTCTTGGTATTCAAACCAACTGTTGTCACACGGGGATCGCATTCTCGCCCTGGCTGCCTCGACCTTCAAGGACGATCCGATCACGTTGTCTGGCAAGATCCCTCTGATGCACCCGTGGAGCAAACTGCGGTCGCACCCTTCGGAGCTGACAGCGGGATTCTACAACACGGCCGGTAGAGACGGGTACGATGCCGTGGCCGAGATGTTCTCGAGGAACTCATGCCAGGTGATACTACCCGGCTTCGACCTATCGGACGAGAGCCAGCCTAACGAATCCCGGTCGAGCCCCGAGTCCCTACTCGCAGCGATGCAGGCTGCTTGCAGGAAGCACGAGACGGCCGTGTTGGGGCAGAACGCGCTGGTGTGTGGCGCCCCGAGGAGCTTCGAGCAGATAAGCAAGAACTTGACGGGCGAGAACGCGGTGGCGAGCTTGTTCACGTATCAGAGGATGGGAGCGGATTTCTTCTCCCCCGAGCACTTCCCTCGTTTCACGAAGTTCGTCTGCGGCCTGAACGAGCCGGCTCGATCTCTCGACGATCTGCCCGTGGAAGAAGACGACGAGACTGCGGAGTCGCTCTCTGGTATGAATAAGCAGATGCAGACGGCGTGA